The following proteins are encoded in a genomic region of Gouania willdenowi chromosome 6, fGouWil2.1, whole genome shotgun sequence:
- the api5 gene encoding apoptosis inhibitor 5 has product MAVTIEDLYRSYGILADAKDNLSQHKDAYQVILDGVKGGPKEKRLAAQFIPKFFSSFPELADAAINAQLDLCEDEDVSIRRQAIKELPRFATGENIFRVADILTQLLQTDDTAEFNQVNVALVSIFKIDAKGTLGGMFSQILQGEDVVRERAIKFLSTKLKTLPEDVMSKEVEEYVFAETKKVLEDVTGEEFVLLMRVVSGLQALQTVNGRQQLVELVVEQAFLEQALNPADPDTVDRLLQCTRQALPLFSKNVHSTRFVTYFCEHVLPNLSALTSPVAEIDIQLEVLKLLAEMSPFCGDMEKLEANLNMLFTKLVEFMPLPPAEAENGENSTSEEPKLQFSYVECLLFGFHQLGRKLPDFLLDKVDAERLKDFKIRLQYFARGLQVYIRQLRVALQGKSGDALKTEENKIKVVALKITNNINVLIKDLFHNPPSYKSTVTLSWKPVQKAEAVAVKRPSSEGMGSGESTKKPISLLPRRDARQIYNPPSGKYSASIGNFNYEQRGGFRGGRGRGFGARGGRSRGRIY; this is encoded by the exons ATGGCGGTCACCATTGAGGATCTGTACCGCAGCTACGGGATCCTAGCCGATGCCAAGGACAACCTCAGCCAG CACAAAGATGCCTACCAAGTGATACTTGATGGTGTGAAGGGTGGCCCTAAAGAGAAACGCCTTGCAGCACAATTTATTCCCAAATTCTTCAGCAGCTTTCCAGAGCTGGCAGATGCAGCTATCAACGCTCAACTGGATCTTTGTGAAGACGAGGACGTGTCT ATTCGACGGCAGGCTATCAAAGAGCTCCCACGGTTTGCAACTGGCGAAAACATCTTCAGAGTGGCGGACATTCTCACCCAGCTCCTTCAGACAG atGACACAGCAGAGTTTAACCAAGTTAATGTAGCActtgtttctatttttaaaatcgATGCAAAGG GTACTCTGGGAGGCATGTTCTCTCAGATCCTTCAGGGAGAAGACGTTGTGCGAGAGCGAGCCATCAAGTTCCTTTCCACCAAACTGAAGACCCTGCCAGAGGATGTCATGTCAAAGGAGGTCGAGGAGTACGTCTTTGCAGAGACGAAGAAG GTTTTGGAGGACGTTACAGGTGAGGAGTTTGTGTTGCTAATGCGCGTGGTGTCAGGCCTTCAGGCGCTTCAGACTGTTAATGGGCGCCAGCAGCTAGTGGAGCTCGTGGTGGAGCAGGCGTTCCTTGAGCAGGCCCTAAACCCAGCTGATCCTGACACTGTGGACCGCCTCCTGCAGTGCACGCGTCAGGCCCTGCCACTCTTTTCT AAAAATGTCCACTCCACACGCTTTGTCACCTATTTTTGTGAGCACGTTCTTCCCAATCTCAGCGCCCTGACAAGTCCTGTGGCTGAGATCGACATTCAGCTAGAG gtgctgAAGCTGCTGGCTGAGATGAGTCCGTTCTGTGGTGACATGGAAAAGCTGGAGGCCAACCTCAACATGTTGTTCACAAAGCTTGTG GAGTTCATGCCACTGCCTCCAGCTGAGGCAGAGAACGGCGAGAACTCTACAAGTGAGGAACCCAAGCTTCAGTTCAGCTACGTGGAGTGTCTCCTCTTCGGCTTCCACCAGCTCGGAAGGAAACTTCCTGACTTCCTGCTTGACAAAGTTGATGCTGAACGCCTCAAAGACTTTAAAATCAG GTTACAGTATTTTGCCAGAGGCCTGCAGGTCTACATCAGACAGCTGCGAGTAGCACTGCAAGGAAAGAGCGGGGATGCTCTGAAGACAGAAGAG AACAAGATCAAAGTAGTGGCTCTTAAAATCACAAACAACATCAATGTCCTCATCAAG GATCTCTTCCACAACCCTCCATCCTACAAAAGCACAGTCACTCTGTCCTGGAAACCTGTGCAGAAAGCAGAGGCCGTTGC AGTCAAGCGTCCGTCAAGTGAAGGGATGGGATCCGGTGAAAGCACAAAAAAACCCATCTCTCTTCTACCACGCAGAGATGCACGTCAGATATACAACCCCCCCAGTGGGAAATACAGCGCTTCCATCGGCAATTTTAACTATG AACAACGCGGCGGCTTCAGAGGCGGCAGAGGGCGGGGCTTTGGAGCCAGAGGCGGCAGGAGCCGAGGCCGGATTTATTga
- the samm50 gene encoding sorting and assembly machinery component 50 homolog A encodes MGTVHARSLDPLPMQGPELGVQPDDIEAPGIEQEPKQEVLENRNVVVQQVHIDGLGRTKEDLLTYEIADVFRAKSLIDVMKKSHEARQKLLRLGIFRKVEVLIDTSRGEGALPNGLDVTFEVTELRRLTGSYNTMVGNNEGSMVLGLKLPNALGRAEKLTFQFSYGTKETSYGLSFFKPQPGNFERNISLNLYKVMGQFPWSSLRETDRGVSAELTFPMWKTSQTLKWEGVWRELGCLARTPSFAIRKESGHTLKSSLSHAMVIDTRNSSILPRRGGLLRIHQELAGFTGGDVSFLKEDFEIQLNKSLFWDSVLSASLWSGLVLPIGDKPTSIADRFYLGGPTSIRGFSMYSVGPQSEGDYLGGEAYWAGGLHLYTPLPFRPAKGGFGDLFRTHFFLNAGNLCNLNYGEGPKAHLKKLAECVRWSYGLGVLLRLGNIARLELNYCIPMGVQSGDRICDGVQFGAGIRFL; translated from the exons ATGGGCACCGTCCACGCCAGG AGCCTGGACCCTCTGCCCATGCAGGGGCCAGAGTTGGGAGTTCAACCAGATGACATCGAAGCTCCAGGGATTGAACAAGAGCCCAAGCAAGAAGTTCttgaaaacagaaat GTCGTGGTTCAACAAGTGCACATAGATGGACTCGGAAGAACTAAAGAGGACCTCCTAACTTATGAAATCGCCGACGTTTTTCGGGCAAAGAGCTTAATCGAT GTGATGAAAAAGTCCCATGAAGCCCGGCAGAAGCTGCTGCGTCTCGGCATCTTCAGGAAAGTGGAAGTTCTTATTGACACATCACGAG GTGAAGGTGCTCTTCCTAATGGCCTCGATGTGACCTTTGAGGTCACGGAACTAAGACGACTGACGGGCAGCTACAACACGATGGTGGGAAACAATGAAGGAAGTATG GTTTTAGGTTTAAAGTTACCAAACGCGTTAGGTCGAGCAGAAAAACTGACATTCCAGTTCTCTTACGGTACCAAAGAAACTTCGTACGGCCTTTCCTTCTTCAAACCTCAGCCTGGAAACTTTGAACGCAA cATTTCCCTCAATCTGTACAAAGTCATGGGCCAGTTTCCATGGAGTTCTCTGAGAGAGACAGATCGGGGCGTCTCTGCAGAGCTCACT TTCCCAATGTGGAAGACCAGTCAGACTCTGAAGTGGGAGGGCGTGTGGAGAGAGCTGGGCTGTCTGGCTCGCACCCCTTCGTTCGCCATCAGGAAGGAGAGCGGACACACACTCAAGTCCTCACTGTCG CATGCAATGGTCATTGACACCAGAAACTCCTCCATCCTTCCCAGAAGAGGCGGCCTGTTGAGGATTCATCAG GAACTTGCTGGTTTCACGGGCGGAGACGTTAGTTTCCTAAAGGAGGACTTTGAGATCCAGCTCAACAAATCTCTCTTCTGGGATTCG GTCCTTTCTGCTTCCTTGTGGAGTGGTTTGGTTCTCCCCATTGGTGACAAGCCAACAAGCATAGCAGACAG GTTCTACCTTGGTGGCCCCACCAGTATCAGAGGTTTCAGTATGTACAGTGTGGGCCCACAGAGTGAAG GCGACTACCTGGGGGGAGAGGCCTACTGGGCAGGGGGCCTCCACCTCTACACACCTCTACCCTTCAGGCCTGCCAAGGGAGGCTTTGGAGACCTCTTCAGAacccatttttttctcaatgcaGGAAATCTTTGCAACCTTAACTACG GTGAGGGGCCGAAAGCTCATTTGAAGAAACTGGCAGAGTGCGTCCGTTGGTCGTATGGACTTGGAGTTCTTCTACGTTTGGGGAACATTGCCAGACTGGAGCTCAATTACTGCATCCCCATGGGAGTCCAGAGTGGTGACAG GATATGTGATGGAGTCCAGTTCGGAGCAGGGATCCGGTTTTTGTAA
- the efcab10 gene encoding EF-hand calcium-binding domain-containing protein 10, producing the protein MDTQKERDVAEYLEKHKIMELMENMTSLLFYHRPENPREFLIEQLEQLRKSQSDGEKAPNLFNDSNLQAVFKILDPANTNYITFAQYKQALITLGIKNANECPEGVNEDRISKETFITEAIQGQQRSSATYAQP; encoded by the exons ATGGACACGCAGAAAGAAAGAGACGTCGCAGAGTatctggaaaaacacaaaataatggagCTGATGGAGAACATGACCAGCTTGCTCTTCTATCACAGACCAG AGAATCCCAGAGAGTTCCTCATCGAGCAGCTGGAGCAGCTGAGGAAGTCCCAGAGTGATGGTGAGAAAGCACCAAATCTGTTCAACGACTCAAACCTGCAGGCAGTCTTTAAGATTCTGGACCCTGCAAACACAAACTACATCACTTTTGCCCAGTACAAGCAAG ccCTCATCACTCTGGGGATAAAAAACGCTAATGAATGTCCTGAGGGCGTAAATGAAGACCGGATATCCAAAGAGACGTTCATAACAGAAGC AATTCAAGGCCAGCAGAGATCTTCAGCAACGTATGCACAGCCCTGA
- the uqcc6 gene encoding ubiquinol-cytochrome-c reductase complex assembly factor 6 — protein sequence MPAGVSWIRYGRFLGACILAMFAGAQAVHQYYLPDLTIPEIPPKPGELRTELQGYKVREEAAAALEQLKQRKNTD from the exons ATGCCTGCTGGTGTGTCCTGGATTCGGTATGGCCGGTTTTTGGGAGCTTGCATTTTAGCCATGTTTGCAGGAGCTCAAGCCGTTCATCAGTATTACCTCCCAGATCTG ACTATTCCTGAAATCCCTCCAAAGCCCGGGGAGCTTCGGACTGAACTCCAAGGCTACAAAGTCAGAGAGGAAGCTGCTGCAGCTCTAGAGCAGCTCAAACAAAGAAAGAACACAGACTGA